A single window of Microbacterium oryzae DNA harbors:
- the fdxA gene encoding ferredoxin has translation MTYVIALPCVDVKDRACIDECPVDCIYEGERSLYIHPDECVDCGACEPVCPVEAIYYEDDLPDEWQDYYKANVEFFDDIGSPGGASKVGVIAKDHPVVASLPPQGE, from the coding sequence GTGACGTACGTCATCGCGCTCCCGTGCGTGGACGTCAAGGACCGCGCCTGCATCGATGAGTGCCCGGTGGACTGCATCTACGAGGGCGAGCGGTCGCTGTACATCCACCCCGACGAGTGCGTGGACTGCGGCGCCTGCGAGCCGGTGTGCCCGGTCGAGGCGATCTACTACGAAGACGACCTGCCCGACGAGTGGCAGGACTACTACAAGGCGAACGTGGAGTTCTTCGACGACATCGGATCCCCCGGCGGCGCGTCGAAGGTCGGCGTGATCGCTAAGGACCACCCGGTGGTGGCGTCGCTGCCCCCGCAGGGCGAGTAG